ATCCCAGCATCAGTTAGTTCGTTGCCTTATTAACTGTGGGATTTGGTGTTGGACTGGTCGCTACCCTTTATCCAGTTCGGACTTCCACCGACAAGAATTCAAGGAACTTTCTTGGCACACTCATTTTCTAACACTCCGATTTCAAAGGTGCATTCTATATGAAATTTACTTCCTCTCCATTACGTTATATGACATATTTTAATTCTTGAAGGAATTTTTTGTTTTCGGATGGGGTGCCGATTGTGACACGGATGAAATTCCTAAAACCGTATTCCTCCATCGCTCGGACAATAATTCCTCTTCTTAACAACTTTTCAAAGACAATCCTACCATCCTGTCTTACATCTAAAAGGACAAAATTGGCAACCGACGGGATATATCCTAATTTCATTTTTCCAAACTCGCTGCATAAAAATTTTCTCTGCTGTAGAATCAAACTCTTTGATTTTTTCAAGTGCTGTTTATCGTCTAATGCTGCAATGGCTCCATCCTGTGCAACTGAAGACACATTAAACGGTGGACGAATTCTCTCAATGTAAGAGATAATTTCTGATGGTCCAATACCATAACCGATTCTTAATCCCGCAAGCCCGTAGATTTTTGAGAATGTCCGAGTAAAAATGATATTCAAGCCCTGTTTAAAATAATCAATTCCTGACGGATAATCTTTTTTATCAACATATTCGGAATACGCCTCGTCAATGAAAGTTAAAAGTTGAGAGTTTAGAGTTGAGAGTTTAGAGAAGTAATTTTTAAATTCATCTTTTGTATTGTATGTGCCAGTTGGGTTATTCGGGTTAGCAATAAATACAATTTTGGTTTTTTCTGTGACAGCATTTGCCATCGCTTCTAAATCATGCTTGTAATCTTTCATTGGAATAGAAACAACCTTACAGCCCATCAAATCACCTGCCATTTTGTATCTGATAAAGGCATGTTCGGAGACAACAATTTCATCTTCTGGATTTAAGAATGTTTTTCCGACGAGTTCTATTATTTCATCTACACCACTTCCAAATACGATTTGATTTTTTGACACATCATAAATTTTTGCAATTTTTTTTCTTAAGTCAAAACAATATCCATCAGGATAAATGTTAATTTTGTTAAGCATTTTTTTTATTGCAGATACTGCTTTTGGAGAAGATCCTAACGGATTCTCATTGGATGCAAGTTTGACAACTTTTTTTAGTGCGAATTCTCGTTTGACATCATCAATCGGTTTACCGGGAATATACGGCTGAAAATCTAATATATTCTTCCTAACAAAATTCTTATCCATTTTTGTTGTCGTCCTTATTGGTACCAAATATTTTGTTCATTTTTGCTTTTAATTCTTCCCATGTATATGGTTTGCTCAGATAGTATTTAAGGTCTAACTGCGGAAATTCTTTTTCTATTTCCGCTCGGGGTTTTGCCGAATTAATGATTACCGGGATACCTCGTGTTAAAGCATTCATTTTTAATCTCTGCCAGACCGCGTAGCCACCACCGGCAGGCATCATAATATCCAAAATGATTAAGTCGGGCTGGATGGACTTTGCCAGCGTGAAACCCTGCAAGGCATCAGTAGCAACCAGTACCTGATATCCTTCACTTTTGAGATAATCTTCTAACATTGTCGCAATTTCAGGCGTATCTTCTACTACCAAAATTTTTTTCTGAGTTGCCATTCATCCTCCGTTTCTTGGTACGAACATTTGTTCGCAACCGAACAAATGTTCGGGAACTATTTTAATACCATATTTACGATGCGGTCTTAAATAACATTCAAAGTGATGCAAGATAACTTTTGTAAGTTGGAAAATATTCTCTAAAAAAGTCTTCTAATTTTTCAGAGGAAAATAAATTATCATATATTTTACTAATTGCTAAATGTCCTATTGTGCCTACAAGCAATCCAATGGGGACTGGTCCTGGAACAAATTGTGACAAAGCAAAAAAAGGGACAAATGAAATGCTTCCTTTTAAAGTACCAGACAAATATTTAATAGGATCTTTTAGCATTCCTTTTGAAATCAGAATTGGAACTAACATTCCTAATAAAGGATTTCCAGCATAACCTGCAAGAACCAAAAATTTTCCAGTATATTCACCAAGTTTTTTTGTTTCTATTCTGTTCCAATTCTGTAGAAGTCCTATTGAGATAATAGCAAAACTTGCAATTTCAGGAGTATTAATGTTCAAAAGGTCATTAATAAACCTTTTCTCTAAACCCAAATTTAGCAAATAATCCTTTGTAGATTGAAACATTACAGGCGACAAAACCGGATTTATTTCTGACGGTGTCCCTGTATCACGAATAAAATGTTCAATCGCATTTAGAGTTACTACAAAATCAGAGTCATCAGAACTTGCCTCTCTTGCTGCTTTTATTGCTCCCCAGATTGTATGGTTACCATCAAGATTATGATGTAATTGTGATCCACCTATGTGGGTTTTTAGATAGGCGCTGTCAATTGCTCTGTCATAAATATCAAAATTCTTATTAAAATGTGCTGCTAAAAATCTACTTAAATCCTTTTCAAAATCCGGTTCAGATAGCATTAAGGATAAAACATCCTTTGATTTTCCGAATAATTTCTCATATTCATTCTCCTGTTTTACGAGTTGCCAATATTCGTTGTCAGTGTCAAGTAATTTTTCGTATTTGCCGCTGTCTTTCAGCAAACGTTCATACTCGTTAGCAGAAATGAGTAACTTCTCATATTCAGATTCCCAATCCATCTTTTTAATCCTTTAATGCCTCATCAACAGCATTTGTCAGTGCCAAATATAGTTCCTGAACAAATTTATTGGAACCTCTTTTAAGTTCATTACTGACTTTACTTTTGAGAAACTTCTTAAAAACAGGTGGGAATGGCACTTTATGTAATCCAGCATTTAGCAATTCATCAACTGTTGATTTTCCTACGAAATATGCCAATGCTAAAGCAACCACACCTATTACCACTCCTACGGGGCCACTTGATATCAATGCTATGCCAGAGCCACCAGCAATAATACTGCCAATACATGTGCTTACCGCCCCAATAATTAGGGATATTAATCCAGTAAGTTGGGAGGAAACCTTCTTAGTATCTATTGTTTGGTCGGGAAAACCAAATTCTTCAACTTTGAAAGATTCTTCTAAATCAGCAAAAGATAATTCAATTTTTTTCTGCCAATAAGGAATCCGTTCTTCAACATTTTTTTTAACTGTATTACTTAATTCTTCTAAAGTTGCCCAACCATCAAACCAACTAATTACCGTAGAGACAATAATATTGTCATAAATATCCACTTTCATTTCATCAATTAATTTCTCAACTAATTTATGAGACTTTCTCCTTAATTCTTTTTTTAGTTCTGACATACTTGTAATTTTTTTCTCTCGAGCAGCAGTTTTTTTTCGTGTAATAACATAATAAATAAGCAAAATACAAACCAACGCAATCAACGACAAACTAACAACTAGCAAAATATCCATGGTAACCTCCCTGATATTAATTTAGGTCTAAATTTTCATCAATTTAATTAAACCCAAAATTGTTTCTATTCAGTGAATTTTATTTTTACTGATGTTTCTCTTTTGCCCTCTTGCCTATATTTACCTGCAAGGATATTTTTATATGCCATGCTATTAGCCCATTCAGAGAGTAACTTTGCTCGAAAAACTGGTCATGGGTGGGTTCTCCAAATTACAAGCCCAAATTTATATATTTTATCTAATACATCTTTATCTAATGAAAAAGAATTTGCTTGTTTCATGAATTCTTCTTTATTCAACTGAGATTCAAGTTTTTTAGAACCGCCTGCCAATTTCATTTCCACATTGATACAAACATCTAAATTCTGAGTTACCAATAGTCTTGTTCTATCAGCGCTAAATTCGGATTTCCTACCCCAATCCAAAAGAGCAAGTTTAAGTGGTAATAATGGAACGGTAGCCAACCCAACTATTGTCATTTCTAACGATTCAGTAAGAATCTGCAACACCGATTGATACAATACATGCTGACACTTTATATGACCTAATTCATGCCCAATAACTGCTAATAATTCGTCATCTTCAAGAAGTTCAACTAATCCTGATGTTATTACAATAAATGGCTTATTAACACCATAAGTGTAAGCATTTGGTTCAGGGTTCATATCAATATATAACTCTGGTTCCGATATATCTAATATTTCGCATCCTTGCTGCAGCATTTTATAAATTTTTGGATATTGTAAGGGTGTAATCTTTAAGTTGTCAGCCATGTTCTCAATATAATAAACTCTTTCTAAACCAAGTTCAAATATTTTTTGGGTTACAGTTCTAAGAAATGGAATTTTTTTCACTTTTTCAAGAGCGTCTTTATCTAAAAGATGAATAAATTCATCAGCACTGATTTTTGGAAATGTTTTCATTTTATTCTGGATGTTCTTTAACTTTGTTTGGTGTTTTTGGTTTAATCTCGTAACCGTGAATCTTAATTTTGATTCTATACTTTTTAATGGTTTCTGTTCTAGTATTTTGAAAACAACCATAAGGTTTTATTTCTCCTTTAAATTTGCATCTACCTATTGTGATCTCAATTCTTTCCCTATCGCTAAACTTAATTTTACGATTTTGATTTTTCATGTTTCCCTCCATCCTTCGTTAAATATATTGAGATTGCCACGGCTATGCCTCGCAATAACACCAGCAGGGGCAAGTTCTGCGACTACAATTATTAGCAGAGTTTTGTTCTGTGCAACGACACGGTCGTTGCACTCCATATTAACTTAAGGCGAATACAATTCGCCCGTTACATTTTCTATTCACTCACCTGTGGGGTAGGAGCCGAGAAGTTTTAAGAGTGTACAATTTTTTTCAAGTTCTGCTAATGCTCTTTTTACATTTTTGTCGTCTATATGCCCTACGAAGTCAACAAAAAAGAGATACTCCCATGCTTTTCTTTTTGTAGGGCGGGATTCAATTTTTGTTAGATTCAGCCTATACTTTTTGAATGGCACCAGCATATCGTGTAGTGCACCAATTCTATCTTTTACTGAAAACATTATTGATGTTTTATCATTTTTTGATGCAGGCGGACTTTTTTTGCCTATAACCAAAAACCTTGTAAAATTATCCTTAAAATCTTCTATACCTCTGGCGAGAATATTAAGTTCGTATATTTCACTGGCAACAGTTGAAGCGATTGCAGCGGTTTTTCTTTCTCTTTTAGCAAGCCGTGCTGCGTCAGAAGTTGAGGCAACTTCTATAATTTTGATACTTTCAAGATTCTTTTCAATCCAATTTCTTGTCTGTGCGATCGCCTGAGGATGCGAATATACTTTTTTTACTTTCTTGACGGCAGATTCCTGTGATAACAGGCAATGTGAAATTTCTAAAAATATCTCAGATGCAATTTTCAAGTCGGACTCTATGAACATATCAAGCGTATGATTAACAACTCCTTCAGTAGAATTTTCTATTGGCACAACTCCGTAGTCGGCGCGATTTTTTTCTATTTCTACAAAAACATCTTTGATTGATTCAACAGGTATGTAATCAACATATTTACCGAAAATTTTTATCGCAGCAAGATGTGTAAAGGTCGCTTCAGGACCCAGATACGAAATTTTCAATTTTTTCTGGATTGAGCGTGAAACATTTAATATCTCTTGAAATATATCAGATAGACACTCGTCGGGCAGAGGGCCTTTATTCTGTTTTACCAGATTTGTCACAACCTCTTTCTCTCTTACAGGCGAAAAAATATCCTCTTGTTTCTGTGATTTTATCTTTCCAATCTTAATTGCTAATTTTATTCTCTCATTCAAAAGTTTAAGAATTTTTTTGTCCACTCTGTCAATTTTTTGTCTAATTTCTAGAATCATTTTCCCTCCATCATCATTAATGACATCATTCTTTTATCAGTTTTATTTTTTCTGTATGAAAAGAATTTTCTGTCGTGTGTACAGACAACCACATTACTGATTTTTTTTACACCGCTCTTACGAATCTGATTTATAGCAATACTATCAAGGTCAACATCGTAACAGCATTTTTTTATATGTGGGCCTATTGCGACAAAAATACTGGCAGGCGTTGAGCCAAACTTTTCAACAAAAATTGTTATTGCTTTTTCAAGAATCAGTTTTTTAAGTCCAAGTCGTCCTGCATGAACCAACCCGATTACTTTTTTTACAGTATCGTAAATAAAAACAGGCAGACAATCCGCGGTAAAGACAGCAAGCGACAGATTTTTTCTGTTGGTTATGAAACCATCTGTAGCATAAAATTTTTTACCAATATCTTTCTTGGTAACAATTTCTATATTACAACTGTGGGTTTGGATGCCATAAATAACATTTTTTATAACAGGATATTTTTTTAGAAACTCTCGGCGATTTTTTTCGTTTTTCATATCGCCGTATAAAACGGTGGTTGTAAAATTTACTACACCACATTTTTCAAGTTCTTGTTCACGATATAAACCATCTTTTAACAGCCACATAAGTAACAACCACCACTAAAGTGGCGTAGAAACAGATTAGCAAGTCAAACAACTGCGCCGCTTTCAGACGAAATCCCGCGGATATTCATCATCAATTCTTCTGGATTGGTTGCTGCGGCGAGCACATCTTCTAACGAGACATCACCGGAATTATAAAGTTGCAACAATGATTGATTAAATGTCTGCATACCGTAATAGGCACCTTGTTGCATCGCTTGTAAAATATCACCTATTGTATTCTGTTCAATATATTTTTTAATAAGTGCGGTCACCACCAAAATTTCACAGGCAGGAATCCTGCCACCATTTGTTTTTGGCAGCAGCCGTTGAGAAATAACACCTCGCAGGGTATCTGCAAGTTGCAGCCGAATCTGGTTCTGATGATGTGGTGGAAATATATCTACAATTCTGGTAACTGTCTGGATTGCATCAATTGTATGGATTGTTGAGAGCACAAGATGACCTGTTTGTGCAGCAGTTAATGCAGCAGCCATTGTTTCAGTATCCCGCATCTCACCAATTAAAATCACATCAGGGTCCTGTCGGACGATATGTTTTAACGCATCAGAATATGAAACCGTGTCCATTCCAAGTTCCCGTTGGGATACTATTGAAACTTTATCTCTATGTAAAAACTCTATTGGGTCTTCAAGTGTTATGATGTGTGCTGTACGGGTTGAATTTATATGGTCAATCATAGAAGCCAGTGTGGTTGATTTCCCACAGCCAGTAGTTCCAGTAACAAGCACGAGTCCTCGCTGGTTTTCTGCAATTTTATTTATAACTGCTGGAAGACTAAGCGAACTAAATGGTGGAATTTCAGTCGGTACATGTCTCATTGCGATATTTATACTTCCACGCTGGCGATAGATATTGCCTCGGAATCTGCCGATTCCTGATGCAGAATATGACAAATCGCATTCTCCTTTTTGTGCAAAAATTTCGCGTTGTTTGGTATTCATAATTGATTGAGCAATTTTTTCCATCTGCTGTAATGAAAATACTTTATTTTCAACAGATTTCAGTTTGCCGTCTATTCTTAATACGCTTTTGGTTTCAGAACGTAGATGCAAATCAGATGCTTTTAATGAGACAACAAGTTTTAATAGTTCATTGAGTTCATCAAGTTCGTCCATATAATACTCCTCTGAACGGCAGGTAGGAAGGTAGAGAGGCAAGAAATTCTACGCTCTGATAAATCGGAGCGGTTCTAACCGAAACTAAAGTTTCGTAGAAGAATCAAGAGAAGCACTTTGTGAACTTTTTAACCTTTAACCCTTAACCTTTAACCTGCTTTATTTTAATATACTTTTTTTTCGCCGTTTAAATGCTGGTTTTTTTAACTCGGTAATATCCAACTCTTTTTCACTTACTCTCCCGCTTCTAACACCTCTGCTTTTTATCTGTTTTTTATCTGTAGGAAAGCCGGTTGCTATAACGGTAATTCTCAAACTGTTTTTCAGTTCATTATCGTATACCAGTCCATAAATATGTTTTGCATCCGGTGCTATTTCATTATAAATCATACTCATTGCAGTGTTGACTTCTTCCATTTTTAAGTCATTACTGTTACCGGTAATATTCACAAGTACGCCTTTGGCACCACTGATAGTTATATCTTCCAGCATAGGACTTGAGACAGCCATTTTTGTGGCTTGTTCTACACGGCTCTCGCCTGATGCCTCACCGAAACCTAACATTGCAACACCGGCATCTTTCATAATCGCTTTAACATCCTGGAAATCAACATTGATTATACCCTGTGATGTTATTATATCGGAAATTGATTGGACTGATTTTTTCAGCACCTCGTTAGATTTTTCAAACGATGGTGCGGCAAGCATATTTTCATCAATTATTGACGATATTTTATGGTTAGGAATTTCAATAAGGACATCGGTATATTTTCTTAATTCTTTTATACCTTCTTCAGCAATCGCCATTCTGAGTTTACCTTCCCACATAAACGGTTTTGTAACAACACCGACGGTAAGAACCTCCATTGCCTTTGATATTTTTGCTACAATTGGCGAACCACCTGTGCCGGTGCCTTTACCCATTCCGCAGGTTATGAAAAGCATATCCGTTCCTTTGAGAAGCTGCTCAATTGTATCTACACTTTCTTCCGTTGCCTGTCTGCCTATATCAGGATTTGCGCCAGAACCCTGTCCTTTTGTTAATTTTGGCCCGAGTTGAATTTTATATTCTGCTAATGACCTGTTGAGTGCGGCAGCGTCTGTATTAGCAGTAATAAAATTTATACCTTTTATATTTGATGAAACCATCAGGTTAACCGCATTACCGCCGGCACCGCCGATACCAATCACTTTTATATTTGCAGGTTTAACTTGGAAATCATCAACAATTTTTAGTTTCATTATTTCGTTTTGCTCTAACCCGAATTAAAACCGAATGTTAACCAAATGTAACCGAATTATTCGGTTGTATTCGGTGCCTCTATTCGGTGTTTTTATCCGTGCACTTAAATCACATTTTCAAGCAATCTTTTGAATTTTGTTAATAGACCAGGCTTTTTTAAAGGATATCTTGACGACCTTTCTAACTCTGAAAAATTGGCTTTTACAAGCCCTATTGCACAGGAAAGCGATGGGTCAGAAATACTTACACCGCCTTTCCCTTCAACAGAACTACGAACATACTGTGGGGTTGCTACTACTGTAGGTAATTGTAAAATTTCTTCGCACGCTTCTTTCATCCCTAAAAGCTGGCTACCACCACCTGTGATAATCGCACCGGCTGATATCATATCCTTGTATTGTGTTTTTGTAATCTCGTCATTAAGAATTGTTAAAATATCTTCTACTCGTGATTTTATTATATTACAGAGTTGTTGCCGTGTAATTATTTTTTGTGACCTGCCTTCAATTGTCAGATGTGTTATTTCCTCTTTAGGGTCAATCAGTGCGCTGATTGTTGAACCGTATTTTTCTTTTAACTCCCGCGCAATAGCAAAAGATGTTCTTAACCCATGAGTAATATCACTGGTAATATCATCACCACCGAGCGGAATTTCTTTAATATATCTGATTGATTTATCACAATAGATTGCTATATCCGTTGTCTGTGCACCCATATCAATCAGCACACAGCCAATTTTTTTTTCTTCCGGCGAGACGGTAACTTCTCCAGCAGCAAGTATGCTTGATATAAACTCTTTACAAACAAAACCAGCATTGTTGATACTTTTCTGCAAATTATTCAGATAAGATGAAATACCCGTTATTATATGAACATTAACAGACAGGTGACATCCTTCCAAGCCAACCGGGTCTTCTATACCACTCTGTCCATCAATACTGAACTCCTGCGGGATTGTATGGATTATTTCTCTATCAGCCGGCAGCCGTATCGCTTTTGCAGATGACATAATTTGTACAATATCATCATGGATAATCTCCTTATCGGTTCTTACAACATTTATCGCTGTTGTGTGGTTTATTGATTCTATATGCTGTCCTTTTATTCCTACAATAAGTTCATCTACCCTTTCATCCGCCAGTTCTTCTGCGGCATCTACCGCTAAATCAATCGCTTTTACTGTTTCTCTAATGCTAACAACAGAGCCATTTTTTAACCCTTTACAAGGTGCAACACCAATACCGATAATTTCAGGCAAATCCGATTCGTTTTTTTTGGCAATTACACAAGCTACTTTAGACGACCCAACATCAAGTCCAGCAACAATTTTCTCTCTTGACATTTAATACCAGTGAGAAAGTGGTTAAGTGGTTAAGTAGTTTAGTGGTCAGTTTACACTATCACCAATTACTAATCACTAATCACTGTCGTTACCACTGCCTCCTATTTTGCCTTTATGATAATTTCTTTGTTTTCATCTGTAAAATCTCGCATGTTTATGTACTGTGCTTTTTTGCCTTCTATTTCTAAATTAGTAAAAACCTTCTCAAGATAATTAATTTTATTTTCGCTGTTTTCAGAAGAGCCAATACAAACCTTACAACCATTATTCATAAAAAATACTATATCGTCAACTGATGTTGCTGTAACCGCCGTTATGTTCTTATATACTGGTAATTCCCGAATATTTTTAAGAAATTTCAGACAGACGGATTTGTATTCCAGTGTTAAATTTTCAGAAATTCGCGGCAGTTGTCTATAACTCTTAGGCACCACAAAAACATTCAGATGCTCATCAATTCCAATTCTATTGTTAGAGACTGCTATTTCTGCAAGTGGTATTTTTTCTTCAATTTTAGAAATTATTTTGTTTGGTAACCGTCTTTTTATATAAACTTTTTTTAATGCTGGAAATTTTTCTGTCAGTTGTGTTTCTGTTTTTTTCAGATTTAGCCGAAAAATATTTTTCCTACAGAAATCTAAACAATCTAAAATTGCGGTCTGAGATACAAGCGTATTGCCTGATACATCTATTGATTTTACATTAAAAATTGGAGATGTCAATAGAAATCTTGATATTTTATTAACGGCAAAACCTAATACGACAAGTAAAATCAGTAATGCTGTTATTTTGAATAATAATGCTTTTCGCTTTCTGTTTCGCTCAATTCTGGTTTTAAGCC
This DNA window, taken from Elusimicrobiota bacterium, encodes the following:
- the hisC gene encoding histidinol-phosphate transaminase, which produces MDKNFVRKNILDFQPYIPGKPIDDVKREFALKKVVKLASNENPLGSSPKAVSAIKKMLNKINIYPDGYCFDLRKKIAKIYDVSKNQIVFGSGVDEIIELVGKTFLNPEDEIVVSEHAFIRYKMAGDLMGCKVVSIPMKDYKHDLEAMANAVTEKTKIVFIANPNNPTGTYNTKDEFKNYFSKLSTLNSQLLTFIDEAYSEYVDKKDYPSGIDYFKQGLNIIFTRTFSKIYGLAGLRIGYGIGPSEIISYIERIRPPFNVSSVAQDGAIAALDDKQHLKKSKSLILQQRKFLCSEFGKMKLGYIPSVANFVLLDVRQDGRIVFEKLLRRGIIVRAMEEYGFRNFIRVTIGTPSENKKFLQELKYVI
- a CDS encoding response regulator; its protein translation is MATQKKILVVEDTPEIATMLEDYLKSEGYQVLVATDALQGFTLAKSIQPDLIILDIMMPAGGGYAVWQRLKMNALTRGIPVIINSAKPRAEIEKEFPQLDLKYYLSKPYTWEELKAKMNKIFGTNKDDNKNG
- a CDS encoding M48 family metallopeptidase; its protein translation is MKTFPKISADEFIHLLDKDALEKVKKIPFLRTVTQKIFELGLERVYYIENMADNLKITPLQYPKIYKMLQQGCEILDISEPELYIDMNPEPNAYTYGVNKPFIVITSGLVELLEDDELLAVIGHELGHIKCQHVLYQSVLQILTESLEMTIVGLATVPLLPLKLALLDWGRKSEFSADRTRLLVTQNLDVCINVEMKLAGGSKKLESQLNKEEFMKQANSFSLDKDVLDKIYKFGLVIWRTHP
- the pheA gene encoding prephenate dehydratase produces the protein MILEIRQKIDRVDKKILKLLNERIKLAIKIGKIKSQKQEDIFSPVREKEVVTNLVKQNKGPLPDECLSDIFQEILNVSRSIQKKLKISYLGPEATFTHLAAIKIFGKYVDYIPVESIKDVFVEIEKNRADYGVVPIENSTEGVVNHTLDMFIESDLKIASEIFLEISHCLLSQESAVKKVKKVYSHPQAIAQTRNWIEKNLESIKIIEVASTSDAARLAKRERKTAAIASTVASEIYELNILARGIEDFKDNFTRFLVIGKKSPPASKNDKTSIMFSVKDRIGALHDMLVPFKKYRLNLTKIESRPTKRKAWEYLFFVDFVGHIDDKNVKRALAELEKNCTLLKLLGSYPTGE
- a CDS encoding polyphenol oxidase family protein, producing MWLLKDGLYREQELEKCGVVNFTTTVLYGDMKNEKNRREFLKKYPVIKNVIYGIQTHSCNIEIVTKKDIGKKFYATDGFITNRKNLSLAVFTADCLPVFIYDTVKKVIGLVHAGRLGLKKLILEKAITIFVEKFGSTPASIFVAIGPHIKKCCYDVDLDSIAINQIRKSGVKKISNVVVCTHDRKFFSYRKNKTDKRMMSLMMMEGK
- a CDS encoding PilT/PilU family type 4a pilus ATPase; its protein translation is MDELDELNELLKLVVSLKASDLHLRSETKSVLRIDGKLKSVENKVFSLQQMEKIAQSIMNTKQREIFAQKGECDLSYSASGIGRFRGNIYRQRGSINIAMRHVPTEIPPFSSLSLPAVINKIAENQRGLVLVTGTTGCGKSTTLASMIDHINSTRTAHIITLEDPIEFLHRDKVSIVSQRELGMDTVSYSDALKHIVRQDPDVILIGEMRDTETMAAALTAAQTGHLVLSTIHTIDAIQTVTRIVDIFPPHHQNQIRLQLADTLRGVISQRLLPKTNGGRIPACEILVVTALIKKYIEQNTIGDILQAMQQGAYYGMQTFNQSLLQLYNSGDVSLEDVLAAATNPEELMMNIRGISSESGAVV
- the ftsZ gene encoding cell division protein FtsZ gives rise to the protein MKLKIVDDFQVKPANIKVIGIGGAGGNAVNLMVSSNIKGINFITANTDAAALNRSLAEYKIQLGPKLTKGQGSGANPDIGRQATEESVDTIEQLLKGTDMLFITCGMGKGTGTGGSPIVAKISKAMEVLTVGVVTKPFMWEGKLRMAIAEEGIKELRKYTDVLIEIPNHKISSIIDENMLAAPSFEKSNEVLKKSVQSISDIITSQGIINVDFQDVKAIMKDAGVAMLGFGEASGESRVEQATKMAVSSPMLEDITISGAKGVLVNITGNSNDLKMEEVNTAMSMIYNEIAPDAKHIYGLVYDNELKNSLRITVIATGFPTDKKQIKSRGVRSGRVSEKELDITELKKPAFKRRKKSILK
- the ftsA gene encoding cell division protein FtsA, with the protein product MSREKIVAGLDVGSSKVACVIAKKNESDLPEIIGIGVAPCKGLKNGSVVSIRETVKAIDLAVDAAEELADERVDELIVGIKGQHIESINHTTAINVVRTDKEIIHDDIVQIMSSAKAIRLPADREIIHTIPQEFSIDGQSGIEDPVGLEGCHLSVNVHIITGISSYLNNLQKSINNAGFVCKEFISSILAAGEVTVSPEEKKIGCVLIDMGAQTTDIAIYCDKSIRYIKEIPLGGDDITSDITHGLRTSFAIARELKEKYGSTISALIDPKEEITHLTIEGRSQKIITRQQLCNIIKSRVEDILTILNDEITKTQYKDMISAGAIITGGGSQLLGMKEACEEILQLPTVVATPQYVRSSVEGKGGVSISDPSLSCAIGLVKANFSELERSSRYPLKKPGLLTKFKRLLENVI
- a CDS encoding FtsQ-type POTRA domain-containing protein, which gives rise to MKKHKVRLRLKTRIERNRKRKALLFKITALLILLVVLGFAVNKISRFLLTSPIFNVKSIDVSGNTLVSQTAILDCLDFCRKNIFRLNLKKTETQLTEKFPALKKVYIKRRLPNKIISKIEEKIPLAEIAVSNNRIGIDEHLNVFVVPKSYRQLPRISENLTLEYKSVCLKFLKNIRELPVYKNITAVTATSVDDIVFFMNNGCKVCIGSSENSENKINYLEKVFTNLEIEGKKAQYINMRDFTDENKEIIIKAK